One window from the genome of Amaranthus tricolor cultivar Red isolate AtriRed21 chromosome 9, ASM2621246v1, whole genome shotgun sequence encodes:
- the LOC130824354 gene encoding uncharacterized protein LOC130824354, which translates to MYSPNKNRTNQNKNKNKIRKSMAATSAIKSLPVVALRSVLDRAAQAAERSGRLPEQVKIVAVSKTKPVSALREVYDAGHRCFGENYVQELVEKAPLLAEDVEWHFIGNLQSNKVKALLTGVPNLAMVHTVDDEKIANHLDRAVGNLGRKPLKVLVQVNTSGETSKFGVEPSGCVDLAKHVSINCPNLEFCGLMTIGMLDYTSTPENFKTLVNCRSEVCKNLGIEEEQCELSMGMSGDFEQAIEMGSSIVRIGSTIFGPRDYPKKQVS; encoded by the exons ATGTATTCTCCAAATAAAAACAGAACAAACCAgaacaagaataaaaataaaataagaaaaagcaTGGCGGCTACCTCGGCCATAAAAAGCCTTCCAGTGGTGGCGCTGCGATCTGTTCTTGATCGCGCGGCGCAAGCCGCTGAAAGGTCTGGGCGCCTACCCGAGCAAGTGAAAATAGTCGCTGTCAGTAAAACAAAGCCTGTGTCTGCTCTCCGCGAGGTCTATGACGCTGGTCATCGTTGTTTTGGAGAGAATTACGTTCAGGAACTTGTTGAGAAAGCTCCTTTG CTTGCTGAAGATGTTGAATGGCATTTCATTGGGAACTTGCAGAGCAACAAAGTTAAAGCTCTTCTAA CTGGAGTCCCTAATCTTGCAATGGTGCACACTGTAGATGATGAGAAG ATAGCCAATCATCTTGATCGTGCTGTGGGTAATCTTGGAAGAAAACCATTAAAAGTTTTGGTCCAAGTGAATACTAGTGGAGAAACAT CAAAGTTTGGTGTTGAGCCTTCAGGGTGTGTCGATCTTGCAAAACATGTGAGCATAAATTGTCCCAACCTTGAATTTTGTGGTTTAATGACGATTGGGATGTTAGATTATACTTCAACACCTGAGAACTTCAAG ACTTTAGTGAACTGTAGAAGTGAGGTTTGCAAGAATCTTGGCATAGAAGAAGAGCAATGCGAGCTATCTATGGGCATGTCTGGCGACTTTGAGCAAGCT ATCGAGATGGGCAGCTCAATTGTGAGAATCGGATCCACCATATTTGGACCAAGAGACTATCCAAAGAAACAAGTTAGCTAG